The following are from one region of the Treponema denticola genome:
- the recF gene encoding DNA replication/repair protein RecF (All proteins in this family for which functions are known are DNA-binding proteins that assist the filamentation of RecA onto DNA for the initiation of recombination or recombinational repair.), with the protein MPFLSASFYNFRNLENATVDISSPEVFLVGKNGQGKTNFLEALYVSSYGTSFRTRSLAQICTKDEKEFSIRALYKETDQISHTISIIIQDKKKDIQKNFKKIKNSKELISTIPCILFHGDDIEFAVGTPSRKRFFIDQSVSLCNSDFIEVLVKYSKALKSRNVILEQKKASLLDSIDEIFAFLALLITNERKNIVEEYAKHFSLIYEEISGVSGVEMVYRPSIKVESEEDLLILLAEKRQNDLIDRTSSTGPHRDRIHFIKDKKPFTERASNGQRRLISLVLRMIQAKIYSEKTDRKPIFLMDDILLELDPEKRQKFMELLPPYEQLFCTFLPGEPYKNYQKENTKIFFVEDGKFSVERG; encoded by the coding sequence GTGCCCTTTCTTTCCGCCTCTTTCTATAATTTTAGAAATCTGGAAAATGCTACAGTAGATATTTCTTCCCCTGAAGTTTTTTTAGTAGGAAAAAACGGACAGGGGAAGACTAATTTTTTAGAAGCTCTCTATGTTTCTTCTTATGGAACTTCTTTTAGAACCCGCTCTTTAGCTCAGATATGTACAAAAGATGAAAAAGAATTCAGCATAAGGGCTCTTTATAAAGAAACCGATCAAATAAGCCATACTATTTCCATAATAATTCAAGATAAAAAAAAAGACATTCAAAAGAATTTTAAAAAAATTAAAAATTCTAAGGAATTGATAAGCACTATTCCCTGTATTTTGTTTCATGGGGACGATATAGAATTTGCCGTTGGAACTCCTTCAAGGAAAAGGTTTTTTATAGATCAATCGGTTTCATTGTGCAATTCCGACTTTATAGAAGTTTTAGTAAAATATTCAAAGGCTCTAAAATCAAGAAATGTAATTTTGGAACAAAAAAAGGCTTCTCTTTTAGATTCAATAGATGAAATTTTTGCTTTCCTTGCTCTTTTAATCACAAATGAAAGAAAAAACATTGTAGAAGAGTATGCAAAGCATTTTTCTTTAATCTATGAAGAAATAAGCGGCGTTTCCGGTGTAGAAATGGTTTACCGTCCTTCCATTAAAGTAGAAAGTGAAGAAGATTTGCTAATCTTGCTTGCAGAAAAACGCCAAAACGATCTGATTGATAGGACAAGTTCTACAGGCCCCCACCGTGACCGCATCCATTTTATAAAAGACAAAAAGCCCTTTACCGAAAGAGCCTCAAACGGCCAAAGGCGGCTTATCTCCCTTGTTTTAAGAATGATTCAAGCTAAAATCTATTCCGAAAAAACCGACCGAAAACCTATTTTTTTGATGGACGATATTCTTCTAGAACTCGACCCCGAAAAACGCCAAAAATTCATGGAACTCCTCCCCCCCTACGAACAACTCTTCTGTACCTTCCTCCCCGGTGAACCCTACAAAAACTACCAGAAAGAGAACACCAAAATATTTTTTGTTGAAGATGGGAAGTTTAGTGTGGAGAGGGGCTAG
- a CDS encoding caspase family protein, whose product MIDFAEVFKIEVKGHIGVWSVSSDDRVIINWVDYTGKTHSCLYDLKKKVLLKDFEGQGESFRFSLYSQFIFSDRSLYDAKSLRYIKKMDSNLQLAIESGQESFIIANGEVDLEKIDFLRSLKMLPYRANGDRVDPSSSHGCFSSCRKYYVESGANQNIQIYRIDGENTAIIYTTTMFDDGEWVSITPDGYYNASAHGDEHLNVRYGFKALGLNQFSKAYYHPEVLEARSRGEKDPNIVRYFGDLKLNVAPPIVKVEEKLTGTVAKLSVTVLDPALKYPLDSVQIFINGRMLSFSELSKAKGEKIAVSDTSIVPKDKASNFLNFEIEVDLEHGENLIEVLADNEACYGMKTINLTSNEMIRKTKPDLWIYAIGINDYDSLPKNRPNNGSGLIDLKNAVSDSNKIIEIFKSQKGKTYNKIHVLQLSDDSALKPTKQTIKENMAFFEKMAPNDIAVFFVAAHGISVNGSFYILPKDVFVDLDGLHPNLNGCLNVNDILQVTNIHGRKLILIDTCQSGGIDNNIVVRTLKNRSTAIFTAAREYEYAQESEDVGGHFTHSIVSCVKENKNNDICLLDLSNYVYDEVKQLSKFGGRGRIRQHPEILIPDGMKNYIIAK is encoded by the coding sequence TTGATAGATTTTGCTGAAGTTTTTAAGATAGAAGTCAAAGGTCATATTGGAGTTTGGTCAGTAAGTTCAGATGACAGAGTAATAATAAATTGGGTGGATTATACTGGAAAAACACATAGCTGTTTATATGATTTGAAAAAAAAAGTATTACTAAAAGATTTTGAAGGACAAGGCGAAAGTTTTAGATTTTCTCTATATAGTCAGTTTATTTTCAGCGATCGTTCACTATATGATGCAAAATCTTTAAGGTATATAAAAAAGATGGATAGTAATTTACAGTTAGCAATTGAATCCGGACAAGAATCTTTTATTATTGCCAATGGTGAAGTAGATTTGGAAAAAATTGATTTCTTAAGATCCTTAAAGATGCTGCCTTATAGAGCAAATGGAGATAGAGTAGATCCTTCATCATCTCATGGTTGCTTTTCGAGTTGTAGGAAATATTATGTAGAAAGTGGGGCAAACCAAAACATACAAATCTACAGAATAGATGGTGAAAATACTGCTATTATCTACACAACGACAATGTTTGATGACGGTGAATGGGTAAGTATTACTCCAGATGGATATTATAATGCTTCTGCACATGGAGATGAGCATTTAAATGTTAGATATGGATTTAAGGCATTAGGATTGAATCAGTTTAGCAAAGCTTATTATCATCCAGAAGTGTTGGAAGCCAGAAGTAGAGGAGAGAAAGACCCTAACATAGTAAGGTACTTTGGGGACTTAAAATTGAATGTAGCTCCTCCAATTGTAAAAGTAGAAGAGAAATTAACAGGCACAGTTGCAAAATTATCAGTTACTGTCTTAGATCCTGCTTTGAAGTATCCATTAGATTCTGTTCAAATCTTTATCAATGGCAGAATGCTTAGTTTTTCTGAATTGTCAAAAGCAAAAGGTGAAAAAATAGCAGTATCAGATACATCAATTGTACCCAAAGACAAAGCTTCAAATTTCTTGAATTTTGAAATAGAGGTTGACTTAGAACATGGTGAAAATCTTATTGAAGTGCTTGCAGATAATGAAGCATGTTATGGAATGAAGACAATAAATTTGACATCTAATGAAATGATACGTAAAACAAAACCCGATTTGTGGATATATGCAATTGGAATCAATGATTATGATAGTTTACCCAAGAATAGACCAAATAATGGTAGCGGATTGATAGACTTAAAAAATGCTGTTTCTGATTCAAATAAAATTATAGAAATATTTAAGTCTCAAAAAGGAAAAACATATAATAAAATACATGTGTTACAACTTTCGGATGATTCTGCTCTAAAACCTACCAAACAGACCATAAAAGAAAATATGGCTTTTTTTGAAAAAATGGCCCCTAATGATATTGCTGTATTTTTCGTTGCAGCCCATGGCATTTCAGTCAATGGAAGTTTTTACATTTTGCCAAAAGATGTGTTTGTGGATTTGGATGGTTTGCATCCAAATTTGAATGGTTGCTTGAATGTTAATGATATCTTACAAGTAACAAATATTCATGGAAGAAAACTTATACTTATTGATACCTGCCAGTCTGGTGGCATTGACAATAATATTGTAGTGAGAACATTAAAGAATAGAAGTACTGCAATATTTACAGCTGCAAGAGAATATGAGTATGCACAAGAATCTGAAGATGTAGGTGGACATTTTACACATTCAATCGTTTCTTGTGTTAAAGAAAATAAAAATAATGATATTTGTTTGCTCGATTTATCAAATTATGTATACGATGAAGTTAAACAGCTAAGTAAATTTGGTGGAAGAGGGCGTATTAGACAACATCCTGAGATATTAATACCGGATGGGATGAAAAATTATATAATTGCAAAGTAG
- a CDS encoding type II toxin-antitoxin system RelE/ParE family toxin codes for MKFKVQKIPEAEKEYLELTDIQRKILDRDIETIGIEFVKRRFLRNGIFEIKSNDVRALFKYKENAIILIGLIYVKKSRRAPDDVIRLAKTRLKGK; via the coding sequence ATGAAGTTTAAAGTACAGAAAATTCCTGAAGCAGAAAAAGAATATTTAGAATTAACAGATATTCAAAGAAAAATATTAGATAGAGATATTGAAACTATCGGCATAGAATTCGTAAAACGTAGATTTTTAAGAAACGGAATTTTTGAAATTAAAAGTAATGATGTTAGAGCTTTGTTTAAATATAAAGAAAATGCGATTATTCTTATAGGGTTAATATATGTAAAAAAAAGCCGTAGAGCACCTGATGATGTAATAAGGCTTGCTAAAACTAGATTGAAAGGAAAATAG
- a CDS encoding type II toxin-antitoxin system RelB/DinJ family antitoxin encodes MNTALVQVRVDEALKDEVTNIYNHYGLDLSTAIRIFMKKTVAVNGLPFDLRDDSNKKNIWQYFGSGKDIEMNISAEPDFSADTKLEAM; translated from the coding sequence ATAAATACAGCACTTGTTCAAGTCAGAGTTGATGAAGCTCTAAAAGATGAAGTTACTAATATCTATAATCATTACGGACTGGATTTATCTACAGCTATCAGGATTTTTATGAAAAAAACGGTTGCAGTTAATGGTCTTCCTTTCGACCTTAGAGATGACTCAAACAAAAAAAATATCTGGCAATATTTTGGAAGCGGCAAAGATATCGAAATGAATATATCCGCTGAACCTGATTTTTCTGCTGATACAAAGCTGGAGGCAATGTGA
- a CDS encoding CopG family antitoxin → MREEYDFSKAIKNSYVDRLKKQITIRLDDDIIAYFKNMAENSGIPYQNLINLYLKDCTKKKKKLDIQFS, encoded by the coding sequence ATGAGAGAAGAATATGATTTTTCAAAAGCTATTAAAAACTCTTATGTTGATAGGCTAAAGAAGCAGATAACAATACGTCTCGATGACGATATTATTGCATATTTTAAAAATATGGCTGAAAATTCAGGAATACCGTATCAAAATTTAATCAATTTGTATCTTAAAGACTGCACAAAAAAGAAAAAGAAATTAGACATACAATTTTCATAA